The DNA window atgctCATCGAGTATATAGCATTACCCttgttttgaattgaaaagCATGACCATCAAAATACAATTTATCCATGCCACAGGCAGATACTACAGTTTAAAACATGGAAGGgtaacataaaaaaagaaaagaacacataCACTGGATGAGATGGTGCTTCATTTGCGAATGTTGACATGCCTTGTCTTTGCTTGTGCTTAGGGTTAGCTGTGCAGAGCACATAGACCCGTCCCCGGCGTTTAACCGTCCGACAAAACTCACACATCTTCTTCACAGATGATCTCACCTTCATGATTTCTGAGGAAGAAACCCAACAAAAAACCATCATACATAATCCCTCCTCTAAGAGAataaacaataaacaaaaataacaaacaatCACTTGAAACTCACAAGTTTGCTTCACACTACAATAGACCTTGCAAGGTTAAAGAAACATAGCACTCCAGCAAAGAACGCGTAGCAACTGAATTACATAGCAATTCAGGTAGGAATAAATCTTAGCTATGTTGTTCCACACACAAATCAATAGCTAAAATGATGAATTATCTTTgtaaatattcaatttttatgtaAAGAGGAAAACAGAGTGGAAGCAAGCAGAAACCATGTGTAATTCAAACGAAAACCCCAAATTGCAGCAAACAGAATGCAACATTggaaatcaaaatagatatatcGAGACATAAATAGATTCAGCTAGTACTAACCACTAATCTTCAAATCGCGCCCAAAAAAACTGAGAAAATGGAtcataaatgaagaagaaatgaaagataCATACCTGAATTCGACAGAGAGATGAATAGTGTGCTGTAGAGGTTCACTGAAACCAAACTAGCGGCGTCGCCGTTTGAGGTAACAACTAACAAGCGCTAGCAGAAGcagattgagaagaagaagcaagGTGTTCAGGAACAATGCAAACTGGGCCTTTATTGGGCTATATTGGGCCATTTTGGTTTTATTAGAACTGGGCCTTTATCTGCCACAACTGACCCACGCAAAAAGGATCAGAGTACTAAAATCCTTGCTGATTGACAAAAAATGTCCCACaccatgattttttttttcaaatataatgTATGATatcaatatgatttttttatataaaaagataaataattatgAACGCTTATTATTGTAATATTGTTGTCTTTTTTTCCCTCATTAATCAGCAACCAAGACAAAAAAGAACCATTACGAAATGGGAGACAATAAGTATAATAAGTAGGAATGTAGGATAATTATTTTTCACATAAACTCATTAGTCATGAGTCATGACTCACTTGCTGGAAGAAGCAACTTCACCTACCAGTTGCAAAAGTATGCTTTGCTTTTACGGTCTGTttttagttttgaaaattttggaattAGAATACAAAATATGCAAATAGGTGTGACGAATTACGAAACTATTGGTACAATAAAGTTGATGGTGGGGTTTTGCATTTCCTTCTGTGGACCATGTTTGGGAGCAAAATAACTTCAGCATGCTTAATGCTTGCCTATGATTTTGGAACACCTCAATTACCTATGCATTTAAGGTGGTCCTGCTTCTAGGCTAATGCCATGCATAAGCATGGtgacctttttcatttttataaacAAGATGTATTTTTATACTCATGACTAATTTAGTAgttgaattttaatatatatgtaatatagttgatattttttaaatatgaaaataattatttaattaattttttattgatacctaattattctaataaattttgatttgataataattaatttaatgaaaataattaaaatttaactgtTGGATTGATAACTCTATTAACattattatgatattttttgtttgtgtGAAAGTGAAAAAAGAACTTGTGTCTAACTAGCTAGCTCTCTCCATTAGAATATTTGTGATGTGATAAAAAGACCCAAATTCATCCAATAAGACCAGGAACCAAAAGATGATTTTGAATTTACATTTTTTctcacctttttattttttctgtatgCGATTTTACCCACCTTAGTTTTACTATATGGGCAATtagaaattttataatttatatatctaGTGACAAAAGGAATCCaggtaaaaaaaaagtaactgAAACTGCCCACGGGAAATTAGAAGCGTGTTGGTCATcccatctttttttttattgttatttaaaaaaatattcctgGTTTATGGTTGGCTGCTTTTGGTTAATCTTACGTCAGGTTGAGGTTAAACAATTTGATTATATTGAAACATTACCTCGTATACTGAATTGCAGACACTATTATTCCAATAAGTTAATAACGACCATTATGTATGTGTTAGGCAAATAGAATTtacatttaaatttgaatttgagatgttaaattaaaaataatattttataattataaattttttaaatttagtataatattattattgtcaaTATATAATAGGTGAATGCTATGGTGCTTAAAAGATGTTGTCTATTTactaaaaagattaaaaaataatatttaatttaaaagatataacaataaataatttttaaaaaatcaaaacttactACAAAAGGTAAGTTAGGCAAAATTTAGGCATCAATTCATAGGCACTATAGAATTGGCCTATATAATAAACATACAGTCAccaaaacaaatatataataaacatactggatatgttattttatttttattcaaagtaCAGTATAAATGGAACAGTTTgaagtttataatatttttgaacCGTAAGAAAGaagacataaaaaaataagaacatatataactgTAATAATAACATGTCAATTTTAcactaaattttatatcaaaaggctaataaaaatttatcgacAATCTAATATCTTACTAACTTTATTAGAAAAGCAATTGGCATATGATGTTGTGCTCCCTATTACATATTTCATCTCAAGTCTGAAAGCAAAGTTATAGATAAATTTGTTATATTTACAGTAAATATTTGTACAAAAGTGTAAATTATAACAtgctattaaaatgaaaataatatttttttacctaaatattattaaaaacttttttgaacacgacatttgttgttgatgactttGCATTGCCGTCTTCGTCCAGAGTTAGAGATCTGAGACCACTGCGACTCTTAACTCTTGACAAAGCAACATAAAGTTGTCGTGGGTGAACACTGATTTTAGCAAGTAAAATCCTGCATGTGATAATTGATTGATCCGGACTGTTGTTAATAGTCATTGCAAAGTATActgttaataaaaattatttccgTTGGAACTTAAATGACAATCCTAAAACTGaagggatcaagttcatttttaAAATGTACACTTTGTCTCCAATATTTTGTACCAATTACTACCGTCACTCCAATTACGTTGTTGCCAAGTTCGTTAAGgataaatattatcattatataacTTCACTCTAACAAATTGTAAGACGACAACAACTCCATCCTTATTGTCAAActccaaaaaattatttaactcgTGTGTATAATTGACAAAAAATGTACACTCTATTATTTTCTATGTCAAATAGAATgtttaatgttaattttataacaaaataaacaaaaactaattaCAACAAACTAACcaccaataaaataatatcaaattatatatatttttttatatttttaaagtttaaaaattaacaattaagttaaaatttcaaacacaatttaaaaaattaataattagttaattaattattttaaattcataaaaaataaaaagacgtaaagaaattaaaatccttccagtgaaaaaaaaggtttaatagtataaaaatatttataacaaaataagttgaaataacaattttaaaagatgagaataaatttttgaaataaatttctgAAATAAATTTACAATGAAgtcaatatcaaaatttttagatttataaaaataaatatatgattaCTCATTATCAATCTCTAATTCAATAACATTATACTTAGTAAATTTGTCATTCTTTTCAAGATTCATCTCATTCTCAATTCCAGCAAGATATCCAATAACATCTAGAatggattaaaataaaaaaaatttgttgtcaataagtttattaaaaaaaatacaaccgaaattatcaataaaataaataaattatacctTTTCTAAAACAATAAACTTATCAACCAAATAGGTGTAATTGTACCCAGGAGTATTAAGACTGTCAAAACTcacaaaattaaatacatatcaTGGGATATTTGACAATTTTGCAAGTATGTACACATTGGTACGTTGGTTTAAATTAACCACATATTCATGATGTACCCACATTGAGTCCAACACTAAAATATCTTATTTAGTAAGATATTCTTTCTCTTAACAAATTCATGAATCGAGACACAAGAGCCCTTTTAACTTAGGCGTGTATTTTTTCTCCCTagaataacaaaaatcaaagaacaattaaatagaaataaatacataaattaaaatataaataatataaatttgaaataatataaaaagattGGTAGGAAACTCATGTCTTCATCGAACCAAACCATCTCAATTGAGTATAGCAACGGAGAATTTCTATAACTTAGTAGTGTCCGATCCATAACCATATCACTCGTATACATACACACAAATTACTAATTGTATGATTGATTTATGCAATTTTGTGAATACCAATCATTGGAATAAgtagaaaaattttagattttggaTATATGTAAAAGAAAGTATTAATGTACTTTGAATCGTGGTGTTATACATGTCTCATAACTTATATTTCTATAGTAGActtataactaattttttttaaatttgatagactttaatttaaattaaaaataaatttacaaataaaataaataaatatataaatatatttaaaaggtTTCAAGTATACAGattattaattatcaattaatcaagtacacatattattaattatcaattaatgtaGCTATAAAGAGTAAAATTCTGAATTAGTGTAGCTACAATATTAACGTAgctgtaatttttaaaaagaatcaacaaatttttaaaaataatgctaaaaaggatcaacaaatttttaaaaaataatgctaaaatttaaaaaagaatcaacaaatttttaaaaaatagtgctaaaatttaaaaaataacaacttaaataaaacaacctaaaatttaaaaaacaataacctaagtaaaataatttaaattttaaaaaataacaacttaagtaaaataatttacacaattttaacttaaaatttaaaaatgacaaCCTAagcaaattaataatttataatttataaatataattttaaaaatttctagtgATGACACCTAAATAAATAAACTCCCAAACTCAACATATGAGCGTTACGTCAGCATAAGAGCTCTCTATTCattagataaagataaagatataaAACTAACGCAAGAAATTTGTTAGATTAGGaatgattttatttaaaaagtataaataaatttatgcaAGATATCACTTTTTAAATTAAGGTAAAAATATTGTTTAGGaatgattttatttaatattgttaGATTAGGaatcattttatttaaaaaagtatttaaaaattttaaattataacaaCCTAAGCAAATcacttataatttataaaaggagattttttaaattagtttaacaatattaaaaattaaatacctAACAATCTAAGaaaatgtatttaaaatttaaaaagtagtaacctaaacaaataataagttataatttataaataaaattttaaaattttctaatgaCGACACTTAAGCAAATAAATTTCCAGATTCAACGTATGAGTGCCAAGTTAAGATAAGAGCTCTCCAtttatattactataaaaatactatGATATTTATAGACATGGCAATTTTCCATGGCAGGACGGGTATCCGCGGGAAATTACCCGACGGGGGACGGATTTGGGGGAGGTTTTTTTACCCGTGGAGGGCGGAGACAGGGACCCGTGAAATAAACAGGGCGGGAACGGGGAGCAAGGTCCCCGCCCCGTGGAGACCCGTGTAATACCTACATAtaagaaataacaaaaatacccctatatatatatatataagaaatccTAAGCCATACCCTTTCTTTTCTCTCAGCCGCCACTACTCACTCTCCTTCTCAGAACTCAAATCCTCTCCCTCTCGGCCTCTCCTTCTTGGTCCCTCTCAGatcctcttcttctctttaCCACCCTCCTCCACTCTCCTTCTCTTCGCCACCCTCCTCCACTCTCACCGCCGTCTGCGTCGTCGCGAGCCTTGTCCCCTCTCACGGCTTCCACTTCTCCCTCTCAAGGTCATCGGGAGGAGCTTGAAACGTCTGCGTCATCACGAGCCTTATCTCCTTCTCTTCGGTAGAGGCACAATCGTTCTTCGTCGTCGCCATCTTCGTCTACGACAGGGGCATTATTCTCTGTCGTCGTCTTTGTCTTCAACAGAGGCAGTCTGGTCTCCATCTCAGCGTTTAGCAATATCTTTTTTTCCGTTCGCCGATCTTTTTTCCGGTAAGTCAACTTTAGATTTCATTTACTTTGAagtatttttcattaattatctTGTGGTTTCTgtgattttctttgaattttataGAAGTATCTTGTGATTGTACCTCATATATGGGCCTCTGtttgttttttaataatgtaGTAGCTAGAAGAAACTggaattgaatttttaaaattatgtaatcTTCGATTTTTTTATGCAGATTCAAATAACTCAAAAGCTACTGTCGCTGCCATTATGTGATGAAAGAAAGGCTTAAGATTCATGTTTTTGGAATGTGATGAATAAGTTTagtatttagatttattttggttattttattaatatatttgatgATTGAATTGAGACAACATTAGTTGTTGCTGTTTAAGTCTGTGAAGGCTATAAAGAGTATGCTTGTAATGATAATTTGTAgattatctttatctttcttttttttaatttttcttttttcctgaatttttttattttttttaaatccgtGGAGACCCGCAGAGACTCTGATCCTCGGCGGATATAGGGTCCCCGTTACCCGTTGCGGAAATGGGACGGGGACGGGGACGAATTCTAGGTGGCGGGGGCGGGGGCGGGGGCATGTCCCCACCCCTATGGGGACCCGTTGTCATCCctagatatttatttttaattagatatttggtagttctattatttttgaaatttcaagTTGATAATAGATAAAGAGTGCGAAAATGATTAcaaatacaatttaaaattatcgaAGGTGATGCATCGAAATATAACTGTTGGttgacataaaaaaatatataaataggaTCTTATGCTAACATGGTAGGTCAGTTTCTTTTAAAAAACACTTAAAAACTCAAAATGCTCTTAGCCCCTTGACATCACAGAGTAAAAATTGAAAATCTTAAGTAATTTCTCTGAACTCAAACActtgtaatttgtttttttctattttaactgTATTGATGGTTCATGGCATAATGGTAGTGTCGGTatagaaattttaattattttctcaaATTGTGAGCCGAGAAAATTCTTCTTTAAATTGAATTATTCATGTTCCAATAATGAGACAGAATATGAAGCATTAATAATGGGATtgaaattattattagaaagaggagtaaaaaatataaaaaattttggagaTCCATAGTTTGTAGTTGGTCAAGTATCACTTGAATATAGGTGTGTTAGTGAAATTTTGATAAAGTATTTCAACCTAGCTACAAATTTGTTGAGTGAGTTTGAAAATGTCACTGTGAGGCATGTTCCAAGGGAATTAAATCAAGAAGCAAATGAATTGGCCCAAATTGCTTCAAGATATAAGATCAAGTCTACAACactaaaaaaattggtaaagATAAAAGGAATATTTATCCCTTTGAGAGAAAGAGAAGTGTTTTGCTTACAAAAGTTAGACCCAGAAGATTGGAGAGTTTCAATTGTAGAATATTTGAAAAGTCCAAACCTCGGCATTGATAACAAGCTTAAATACAGAGCTCAAAGTTATGTTCTAATGAATAATGTGTTGTTTAAAAAATCTATTGACAGAAATCTCTTGACATGTTTGGGAGAAAAAGAGGCGTATTTGGCACTTGCCAAAGTGCACAAAGAAATTTGTGGTGCTCATCAATCAGGGAAAAAAGGAAATGGGTTATAAATAGGGAAGATTGTATTGGCCAACTTTTCAGAGAGATTgtataaattagaaaaaatagacaaaagtaCATACGAATTCTTATACAGTGAACATATGTGCACCCCAATTTTTTAATGAGTCATTTGTACATACCAATACAAAACTCCGTTGTCATTTCTAACCTTCCGTCGCCTGAATAATTTTTCTGGCAGTGATAGAGGCCAGATGGCATGttattgttaaaataaaattattctcaCTGCCACACCTCCATTTCATTCCTCATCTCCATCACCGCAACCACCACCCTCACACCTCCATCTCCAACTCCACGACCTTAATTTCATACCATCTTTCTCCCTATCCCTGTCTCTGGATGGATTTGATAAATTGGGGATGCGAGACGGTAGGTGGCAACAGTGAGAGGTTGGAAGTTTGGGAGGGTGACATGGCTGGGGTGACAGTGAAAGAGTTGGGGTTGAGTTTTGAGATGGTAGCCGTGAAAAGTGGTGTTGATGCCATGTCGTTGGGTGTTTGTTCGAGAATGATGCCGTGATGGTGGCAGTGGTAGCGGCGGCGAAAAGGTGAGGATGAGACTGAAAATGGAGGAGTGGTagtgaaaataattttattttctactgTGTCATCCAAAATGACCACATCACACAATAATGTATCACTTGGCCTCCACCATCGTCGGAAAAATTACTTAGGCGACGGAAGGTTAGAAATGACAATGGAATTTCATATTGGTGTATACAAATGACTCATTAAAAAATTGGAGTGTATATCTGTCCACCGTATAAAAATTTGTGTGTacttttctctgttttttctataaattataCTAGATCTTGtgaggagtgtcaaaaacatgAAAATCTTCAACATATTCCAACGTCAGAATTGCATGTTATAATTAAACCATGGCCGTTTAGAGGTTGGACTTTAGATTTGATTGGCCAAATCCACTACCCTCTTCTAAATGTCATAAGTTTATTTTAGTTggaattgattatttttctaaataagTAGAGTCTATTTTTTTGA is part of the Arachis duranensis cultivar V14167 chromosome 1, aradu.V14167.gnm2.J7QH, whole genome shotgun sequence genome and encodes:
- the LOC107470086 gene encoding uncharacterized protein LOC107470086; translation: MKVRSSVKKMCEFCRTVKRRGRVYVLCTANPKHKQRQGMSTFANEAPSHPVSSEISSHKQEIVRSTHSLRTGLASLIPQRHSLAMLYGWRLGLASIMSKK